From one Rhodamnia argentea isolate NSW1041297 chromosome 1, ASM2092103v1, whole genome shotgun sequence genomic stretch:
- the LOC115740167 gene encoding wall-associated receptor kinase-like 14: MVFQQAILAIITTLSIISLAEAHNAMNCNRSCGTGASAKHVNFPFGFSGDCEIQLGCAHNSEIRIGEFRVLNLTPYSIIVDLPAKCNRPVTSIKSLFSKNYAPTWTNGFLFQKCKVPLSGCLVPASFVKNRFVNESCQGENITCYSKESNQGVDLIAYGSLINKGCDFLFSSIAAVDPEKNSLEFQALELGWWLNGSCDYCSVNASCTSVPLLGGGSGFRCECDHGFEGDGFIHGEGCRKASSCGTSNYFSRGCKGSIRVIGGVTAGASLMAALAVICFFAHRRSATLRNQMSVKRLLCEAAGNSSLPLYQYKDIERATNNFSERQRLGTGAYGTVYAGKLHNDEWVAIKKIRHRDTDSIDQVMNEIKLLSSVSHPNLVQLLGCCIEQGEQILVYEFMPNGTLSQHLQRERGKGLPWTIRLTIAAETARAIAYLHSAVNPPIYHRDIKSSNILLDYHYRSKVADFGLSRLGMTETGDSHISTAPQGTPGYLDPQYHQNFHLSDKSDVYSFGVVLVEIITALKVVDFSRPHSEVNLAALAVDRIGRGSVDDIIDPFLDPQRDAWTLSSIHKVAELAFRCLAFHKDMRPSMTEVAGELEQIRLSGWAPLEEHIFAASSVASSCSSPYNGSERSFGGMSMKRAPASQRLVVTPRAADSLGSVEELKDSSPVSIQDSWLSEQSSPSTTSLLSNVVR; the protein is encoded by the exons ATGGTTTTTCAGCAAGCAATTCTTGCAATTATCACCACACTCTCGATCATCTCTCTAGCAGAAGCTCACAATGCCATGAATTGCAACCGATCATGTGGAACTGGAGCATCTGCCAAGCATGTGAATTTCCCATTTGGATTCTCCGGCGACTGCGAAATCCAGCTCGGCTGCGCCCACAACTCCGAGATCAGAATCGGGGAATTTCGAGTCCTGAACTTGACCCCATATAGCATAATCGTTGATCTCCCAGCGAAATGCAACCGCCCAGTCACTTCGATTAAGTCTCTTTTTAGCAAAAATTATGCACCCACTTGGACAAATGGCTTTCTATTCCAGAAATGCAAAGTCCCTTTGAGTGGATGCCTCGTGCCGGCAAGTTTTGTGAAAAACCGATTCGTGAATGAGAGCTGTCAAGGAGAAAACATAACATGTTACTCAAAAGAGAGTAACCAGGGGGTTGATTTGATTGCATATGGGAGTCTGATTAATAAAGGTTGTGATTTCTTGTTCTCTTCCATTGCTGCTGTTGACCCGGAGAAGAACTCCCTCGAGTTTCAAGCTCTGGAGTTGGGATGGTGGCTCAATGGGTCATGTGATTATTGCTCAGTTAACGCAAGTTGCACGAGTGTTCCTCTTCTTGGGGGTGGTTCAGGGttcaggtgtgagtgtgatcaTGGTTTTGAAGGTGATGGCTTCATCCACGGTGAAGGTTGCCGGAAAG CTTCAAGTTGTGGCACTTCAAACTACTTTTCCAGGGGCTGCAAAGGAAGTATAAGAGTCATTGGAG GGGTTACTGCTGGAGCTTCCTTAATGGCTGCTCTCGCTGTCATCTGTTTCTTTGCCCATCGCCGATCCGCTACTCTGCGCAACCAGATGAGTGTGAAGCGCCTTCTCTGTGAAGCAGCTGGCAACTCCAGTCTTCCCTTGTACCAGTACAAAGACATCGAAAGAGCCACCAACAATTTCTCCGAGAGGCAGAGGCTGGGTACTGGGGCCTACGGCACAGTCTATGCTGGGAAGCTCCACAACGACGAATGGGTTGCTATTAAGAAGATCCGGCACAGGGATACAGACAGCATTGACCAAGTCATGAATGAAATCAAGCTCCTATCATCCGTGAGTCATCCCAATCTTGTCCAACTCTTGGGTTGTTGCATTGAGCAGGGCGAACAGATTCTTGTTTACGAGTTCATGCCAAACGGAACATTGTCTCAGCATttacaaagagagagagggaaaggacTTCCCTGGACAATAAGGCTTACCATCGCGGCTGAAACTGCTCGTGCCATTGCCTATCTCCATTCAGCTGTGAACCCGCCCATATATCATAGAGACATCAAGTCCAGCAACATACTCTTGGATTACCACTATAGATCCAAAGTAGCGGATTTTGGCCTTTCCAGGCTCGGAATGACAGAGACTGGGGATTCCCACATCTCTACTGCCCCACAAGGGACTCCAGGCTACCTTGATCctcaatatcatcaaaatttccATCTTTCCGACAAGAGCGATGTCTACAGTTTTGGGGTGGTCCTTGTGGAGATCATAACTGCACTAAAAGTGGTGGACTTCTCCCGACCCCACAGCGAGGTGAACTTGGCTGCGCTAGCCGTTGATAGGATAGGTAGAGGTAGCGTGGATGATATCATCGACCCGTTCCTCGACCCACAACGGGATGCATGGACACTCTCCTCTATTCATAAGGTTGCCGAGCTGGCTTTTCGATGCCTCGCGTTTCACAAGGACATGAGGCCTTCCATGACAGAAGTTGCCGGGGAACTCGAGCAGATAAGGCTCAGTGGGTGGGCGCCGCTAGAAGAGCATATATTCGCAGCATCCTCGGTGGCATCCTCCTGTTCCTCGCCGTATAACGGGAGCGAGAGGTCCTTCGGTGGCATGTCGATGAAGAGAGCACCTGCGAGTCAACGTCTGGTCGTGACGCCGAGGGCGGCTGATTCTTTGGGCTCGGTGGAGGAGTTGAAGGACTCTTCACCGGTTTCAATTCAGGATTCTTGGTTAAGCGAACAGAGCTCGCCTTCGACCACCAGCTTGCTGAGTAACGTGGTTCGATGA
- the LOC115740335 gene encoding uncharacterized protein LOC115740335, translating into MSAEENDSDAPEELTAEQAFHRDEEIRKIQEDNKARVTREGKARRRLWAQRKTPRPSKRPIDGQEITENGTEEDGNESLERRGMLPNEIVTLLAAREKQVFLSDSEDERAESKPISQKKKVKRSGSGPIILKEIPPPQCIQSSLEFLKKRKMQVSRSSSILNNPNQALRFLSNSGVLSKK; encoded by the exons ATGTCGGCGGAAGAGAATGATTCCGATGCTCCAGAGGAGCTCACGGCCGAGCAG GCTTTTCACCGGGACGAGGAGATAAGGAAAATCCAGGAAGACAATAAGGCCAG AGTTACTCGTGAAGGAAAAGCACGCCGAAGACTATGGGCTCAGAGGAAAACACCTCGACCTTCTAAAAGGCCTatagatggccaagaaattacAGAGAATGGAACTGAGGAGGATGGCAATGAATCTTTGGAAAGGAGGGGAATGCTCCCAAATGAAATTGTCACCCTGCTTGCAGCACGTGAGAA GCAAGTTTTCTTGTCAGACTCGGAGGATGAAAGGGCTGAAAGCAAGCCAAtttcacaaaagaagaaagttaAAAGATCAGG GTCAGGACCTATTATTTTAAAGGAGATACCACCTCCTCAGTGCATACAGAGTTCCTTGGAGTTcttgaagaaaaggaagatgcaGGTTTCAAGGTCATCTTCCATTTTGAACAACCCAAATCAAGCCTTACGATTTCTTTCTAATTCGGGTGTGTTGAGTAAGAAATGA